One window from the genome of Pyxicephalus adspersus chromosome 6, UCB_Pads_2.0, whole genome shotgun sequence encodes:
- the CIMIP2B gene encoding LOW QUALITY PROTEIN: ciliary microtubule inner protein 2B (The sequence of the model RefSeq protein was modified relative to this genomic sequence to represent the inferred CDS: substituted 1 base at 1 genomic stop codon), with translation MAATFPPKISPMLMTPDPHYIPGYGGFCPQYKYNLGKTYGKLTAELLTSPDIHHSGQLVLQSCPFPPPRNNSHIEGPEDITRRRRPRLGDKKLSWSMIPGYTGFIPRSQKFFAKTYAETTRDALTDFQKDQYQQEGQKNEQLMVSKLQSREQLPHTEQERQLITAKYRTPLPPLAKEAAPYVSPNAYQFQVSPYYMEDDDPHKYFISGYTGYVPRSRFLIGTGYPITTNXALQEFGDLTLKKRVKVGGQSEPRLGVKKQSDQGHIYLEELGLLPRYTGYVPGYKYQYGHTYGHLTQNALGQSTLQKQVVN, from the exons ATGGCAGCCACCTTCCCTCCAAAGATTAGCCCCATGCTGATGACCCCAGACCCCCATTATATCCCCGG GTATGGTGGATTTTGCCCTCAGTACAAGTACAATCTTGGCAAAACCTATGGGAAGCTGACCGCAGAGTTGCTGACCAGCCCGGACATTCATCACTCAGGACAGCTGGTGCTGCAGTCCTGCCCATTCCCACCACCCCGAAACAACAGCCATATAGAAGGTCCTGAAGACATCACCAGGAGGAGAAGACCCCGCCTGGGGGACAAGAAACTCTCTTGGAGTATGATCCCAGGATACACTG GTTTCATCCCCAGATCCCAGAAATTTTTTGCTAAGACATACGCTGAGACCACTCGGGATGCACTGACAGACTTCCAAAAGGATCAGTACCAACAGGAAGGCCAAAAGAACGAGCAGCTAATGGTTAGCAAGCTACAGAGCAGAGAACAACTGCCCCACACGGAGCAAGAAAGGCAG CTCATCACAGCCAAGTACCGAACTCCACTCCCTCCTCTGGCTAAGGAAGCAGCACCCTATGTCTCTCCCAATGCCTACCAGTTCCAGGTGTCTCCTTATTACATGGAGGATGATGATCCCCACAAGTACTTTATCTCAG GTTACACGGGTTACGTTCCTCGGTCTCGCTTCCTGATTGGCACCGGCTATCCCATCACCACCAATTGAGCCCTGCAAGAATTTGGTGACTTGACCCTGAAGAAGAGGGTGAAAGTGGGAGGCCAGTCCGAGCCGCGGCTAGGGGTCAAGAAGCAATCGGATCAGGGTCACATCTACTTGGAAGAACTGGGCTTACTGCCCCGTTACACAGGATACGTGCCAG GTTACAAGTACCAGTATGGACACACTTATGGTCACCTTACCCAGAATGCACTGGGTCAGAGCACCCTACAGA